From Antedon mediterranea chromosome 9, ecAntMedi1.1, whole genome shotgun sequence, a single genomic window includes:
- the LOC140058848 gene encoding zinc finger CCHC-type and RNA-binding motif-containing protein 1-like, translated as MSGGLAPSKTTVYVSNLPFSLTNNDLHKIFEKFGRVVKVTVVKDKDQRRSKGIAFVLFMDKESALKAVKAINGKELFGRKWKCNMATDNGRASEFIRRKNYPDKSRCYECGAEGHLSYRCPTNSLGEREPPPKKKEKDGKHRKRKGTGRPAEPWEIEEEDEDEEEGEDPALDSLSAAISYEYDLREKGQTSNYEPSKKKLKVKTSAYFSDEEELGDGD; from the exons ATGAGTGGTGGATTGGCACCAAGTAAAACAACTGTCTACGTTTCCAACTTGCCTTTCTCACTGACAAATAATGACCTTCATAAGATATTTGAAAAGTTTGGACGAGTCGTCAA ggTAACGGTTGTGAAGGATAAAGATCAAAGACGAAGTAAAGGAATTGCCTTTGTTCTTTTTATGGATAAAGAAAGCGCCCTCAAAGCAGTGAAGGCAATCAATGGTAAAGAG TTGTTTGGTAGAAAATGGAAGTGTAACATGGCAACAGACAACGGAAGAGCATCAGAGTTCATTCGACGCAAGAATTACCCTGATAAATCAAGGTGCTATGAATGTGGG gcTGAGGGACATCTTAGTTACCGTTGTCCCACTAACTCTTTAGGAGAACGAGAGCCACCAccaaagaagaaagaaaaagatgGAAAGCATAGAAAAAGGAAAGGAACTGGCCGACCAGCTGAACCATGGGAAATAGA AGAAGAGGACGAAGATGAGGAGGAAGGAGAAGATCCAGCTTTAGATAGCTTAAGTGCAGCTATCAGTTATGAG TACGATTTGAGAGAAAAGGGTCAAACCAGTAACTATGAGCCAAGTAAGAAAAAGTTGAAGGTAAAGACTAGTGCATACTTTAGTGATGAGGAAGAACTTGGAGATGGAGATTGA
- the LOC140058849 gene encoding thioredoxin-like protein 4B has protein sequence MAALLLKKLTTKAEIDNAIKTTEDLVLVMRFGRDEDATCLQLDNILAKSNDELAKMAAIYIVDVDTVDMYKRYFDITLIPATIFFFNGEHIKVDYGTQDHTKFIGSFKTKQDFIDLVEVIYRGAMKGKVMVTSPIDQANIPKYELLYKDI, from the exons ATGGCTGCATTGCTGCTAAAAAAGCTGACAACAAAAGCCGAGATTGATAACGCTATCAAGACGACGGAGGACTTGGTTCTTGTCATGCGGTTTGGTCGAGATGAGGATGCAACTTGTCTACAACTagataatatt ctTGCCAAATCAAATGACGAGCTAGCCAAGATGGCTGCCATCTACATCGTTGACGTTGATACGGTTGACATGTACAAACGCTACTTTGATATCACCCTCATTCCAGCCaccattttcttttttaatggaGAACATATCAAGGTGGATTATGG CACACAAGATCATACCAAGTTTATTGGTAGTTTCAAGACAAAGCAAGACTTTATTGACCTGGTTGAGGTCATTTACCGGGGTGCTATGAAGGGCAAAGTAATGGTGACAAGTCCAATAGACCAGGCTAACATTCCTAAGTATGAACTATTATACAAAGATATATGA